One stretch of Nicotiana tabacum cultivar K326 chromosome 18, ASM71507v2, whole genome shotgun sequence DNA includes these proteins:
- the LOC107805001 gene encoding uncharacterized protein LOC107805001, whose translation MRIAILGQNNLGFIDGTCKRENYGTNLVDLWEHCNAIVLSWLRNCVSPELLSRMVYLSNANEVWDDLKERFDKVDCSRIFQIHREIATARQGTKFDSLAPISSRDAANSREFVQFMERQKLLQFLMGLNESYEQTRNQLLMMVPVPSVNKAYSILMERESQRTMSNTFTTVDGGKMAALMTNSFGNQQRPKKNYNLQCDECHMKGHTKETCYKVVGYPKDNKFRKKYNSQATTNFAAEDVPATTTASIPMVLTFTPEQYEQILQLLKGKETEDLYTGKVLGIGNNANGLYILKDCICRRKITTPTVHTTTMPTSMSVSQDSIKLEIWHQRLGHLPMEIIKSIDKFKNLHISNRSSDCAMCPVCPLARQTRLPFPASTSRAKAPFDLLYADVWDLSDTQFDCSVKILRTNNGSEFVNSNMKQLVETLVRKSQRTTGPPRWMHDYVTSSCAYPMSNYLSYDGLSPSYAKCLTAQIVIVEPKHYYEAAKDAKWVNVMRFKLWKTTRPGI comes from the exons ATGAGGATTGCAATTCTAGGTCAAAATAATCTAGGGTTCATAGACGGCACATGCAAGAGGGAGAACTATGGTACAAATCTCGTAGATCTCTGGGAACATTGTAATGCAATTGTATTGTCTTGGTTGAGGAACTGTGTTTCTCCGGAATTGTTGAGTAGGATGGTATATTTGTCAAATGCTAATGAAGTATGGGACGATTTGAAGGAGCGATTTGATAAGGTGGATTGCTCTAGGATATTTCAGATCCATAGAGAAATTGCTACTGCTAGGCAGGGCACCA AATTTGATAGTTTGGCACCAATTTCTAGTCGTGATGCTGCTAACTCACGTGAATTTGTTCAATTCATGGAGCGTCAAAAGCTTCTACAATTCCTAATGGGACTAAATGAGTCTTATGAACAAACACGCAACCAGCTCCTGATGATGGTTCCTGTTCCATCTGTGAACAAAGCTTATTCTATATTAATGGAGCGTGAGAGTCAGAGGACAATGTCCAACACCTTTACCACTGTTGATGGGGGTAAGATGGCAGCACTGATGACGAATAGTTTTGGGAATCAGCAAAGGCCAAAGAAAAATTACAATCTTCAGTGTGATGAATGCCACATGAAAGGACACACAAAAGAAACTTGCTACAAGGTAGTAGGATATCCAAAAGATAACAAGTTCAGGAAGAAGTACAATTCCCAGGCAACAACTAATTTTGCAGCTGAAGATGTCCCAGCAACAACAACTGCTTCTATACCTATGGTTCTCACATTCACTCCAGAACAATATGAACAGATTCTACAACTGCTTAAAGGGAAGGAGACTGAA GATCTCTACACTGGGAAGGTGTTGGGGATTGGTAATAACGCAAATGGACTGTACATACTCAAAGATTGCATATGTAGGAGGAAGATTACTACACCAACTGTACATACCACAACCATGCCTACTTCTATGTCAGTTAGTCAAGATTCAATAAAACTGGAGATATGGCACCAGAGACTTGGCCACCTACCTATGGAGATAATTAAGAGTATTGATAAGTTCAAAAATCTTCACATTAGTAATAGGAGCAGTGATTGTGCAATGTGTCCTGTTTGTCCACTAGCTAGGCAGACTCGATTACCATTTCCAGCTAGTACTAGTAGAGCTAAGGCACCATTTGATCTTTTGTATGCTGATGTATGGGACCTTTCAGA TACTCAATTTGATTGTTCTGTTAAGATCCTGAGAACAAATAATGGTTCTGAATTTGTTAATTCAAATATGAAGCAGCTAGTTGAGACATTAG TCAGAAAATCCCAAAGGACAACTGGACCTCCCAGATGGATGCATGATTATGTGACAAGTTCTTGTGCATATCCTATGTCCAATTATCTGAGCTATGATGGGTTATCTCCTTCATATGCAAAGTGTCTTACTGCACAAATAGTTATTGTTGAGCCCAAGCACTACTATGAGGCAGCCAAAGATGCAAAGTGGGTCAATGTCATGAGATTCAAGCTTTGGAAGACAACAAGACCTGGGATATAG